A window of the Cicer arietinum cultivar CDC Frontier isolate Library 1 chromosome 6, Cicar.CDCFrontier_v2.0, whole genome shotgun sequence genome harbors these coding sequences:
- the LOC101495210 gene encoding putative pentatricopeptide repeat-containing protein At3g23330, whose amino-acid sequence MDDINLVTWNAMIAGHGHMMELSKDNLSAYQSGIKALKNFSKLNRSGMKPHSFTFSSVLSVCSRMMALEQGEQIHARTIKIGFLSEVIVGSSIINMYNKCGSIEIASKVFVEMSIRTMISLTSMITGFAQHGWSKQALHLFEDMKLVGVRPNQITFVGVLSACGRAGMVDDAFDYFDII is encoded by the coding sequence ATGGATGATATAAATTTGGTTACATGGAATGCTATGATTGCTGGTCATGGACATATGATGGAACTTTCAAAGGATAATCTTTCTGCATACCAAAGTGGAATCAAAGCGCTAAAAAATTTCTCTAAGTTGAATCGGTCGGGCATGAAGCCTCATTCATTTACATTCTCGAGTGTGTTGAGTGTTTGCAGTAGAATGATGGCTTTAGAACAAGGTGAACAGATTCACGCTCGGACGATTAAAATCGGGTTTTTATCAGAGGTTATTGTAGGTTCTTCTATAATTAATATGTATAACAAATGTGGAAGTATTGAGATAGCCAGCAAAGTTTTTGTAGAGATGTCTATTAGAACAATGATATCATTGACTTCCATGATAACTGGTTTTGCACAGCATGGTTGGTCTAAGCAAGCTTTGCATCTTTTTGAGGATATGAAACTTGTAGGAGTTAGGCCAAACCAGATAACTTTTGTTGGCGTTTTATCGGCTTGTGGAAGGGCTGGTATGGTCGATGATGCATTCGATTACTTCGATATTATATAG